In Xiphias gladius isolate SHS-SW01 ecotype Sanya breed wild chromosome 6, ASM1685928v1, whole genome shotgun sequence, a single genomic region encodes these proteins:
- the chst14 gene encoding carbohydrate sulfotransferase 14 isoform X1, which translates to MVPRRQDYGMKRSGGARSGSVINFRTTLKSGSVRRSSAVLPSVLTFLVIVASGGLLLMIEKGMLNSMDTPPPRGNGRRLDFIRQAGKHSSAAVDEDSQILQEIRNRTIRTMCSQKNMPHSIWSLNPLQRKTLLQHILVNDEYHFLYCYVPKVACSNWKRVLKVLSGALKSVEVNIKMNHQSDLIFLSSLKPEEIRYRLKHYFKFMFVREPMGRLLSAYRNKFGEIESYQRKYGVEIIKRYRKGRAKDASVAGDDVTFAEFVRYLLDEDVERMNEHWMPMYNLCQPCAVSYDFIGSYEHLESDAEFVLQRIGAPPNVHFPERQTWYKPITTETFHYYLCSLPQKLLRELLPKYILDFSLFTYPLPNTTTEHCRH; encoded by the exons ATGGTTCCTCGCAGGCAGGACTACGGGATGAAAAGGAGCGGAGGAGCGCGGAGCGGCTCGGTTATAAACTTTAGGACAACGCTGAAATCGGGCTCGGTCCGCCGCAGCTCTGCCGTGCTGCCGTCGGTACTAACGTTCCTGGTGATCGTAGCATCCGGAGGCCTGCTGCTCATGATAGAGAAAGGAATGCTGAACAGCATGGATACACCTCCACCCCGGGGTAACGGCAGGCGGCTGGACTTCATCCGACAGGCTGGGAAACACAGCTCCGCTGCTGTGGACGAGGACTCCCAG ATCCTCCAGGAGATCCGTAACCGGACCATCAGGACCATGTGCAGCCAGAAGAACATGCCGCACAGCATTTGGTCTCTAAACCCCCTGCAGAGGAAGACGCTGCTGCAGCACATCTTGGTGAATGACGAGTACCACTTCCTCTACTGCTACGTCCCCAAAGTGGCCTGCTCCAACTGGAAGAGGGTTCTTAAGGTGCTAAGCGGAGCGCTGAAGAGTGTGGAAGTCAACATCAAGATGAACCACCAAAGCGACCTGATCTTTTTATCCTCTCTAAAACCTGAGGAGATCCGCTACCGCCTCAAGCACTACTTCAAATTCATGTTTGTGCGGGAGCCTATGGGGCGCCTGCTTTCTGCATACAGGAACAAGTTTGGGGAGATAGAGTCTTACCAGAGGAAGTATGGTGTTGAGATCATAAAGCGGTACAGAAAGGGTCGCGCTAAGGACGCATCTGTAGCAGGAGATGATGTGACCTTTGCAGAGTTTGTCCGTTACTTGCTGGATGAGGATGTGGAGCGTATGAATGAGCACTGGATGCCGATGTACAACTTATGCCAACCCTGTGCTGTGTCTTATGACTTCATTGGCTCCTATGAGCACCTGGAAAGTGATGCAGAGTTTGTGCTCCAGCGCATCGGAGCACCTCCTAACGTTCACTTCCCAGAGAGGCAAACGTGGTACAAGCCGATCACCACCGAGACGTTCCACTATTATCTGTGCAGCTTACCACAGAAGCTACTGAGGGAACTCCTGCCCAAATACATTTTAGACTTTTCCCTCTTCACTTATCCACTCCCCAACACAACCACTGAACACTGCCGGCATTAA
- the chst14 gene encoding carbohydrate sulfotransferase 14 isoform X2, with product MKRSGGARSGSVINFRTTLKSGSVRRSSAVLPSVLTFLVIVASGGLLLMIEKGMLNSMDTPPPRGNGRRLDFIRQAGKHSSAAVDEDSQILQEIRNRTIRTMCSQKNMPHSIWSLNPLQRKTLLQHILVNDEYHFLYCYVPKVACSNWKRVLKVLSGALKSVEVNIKMNHQSDLIFLSSLKPEEIRYRLKHYFKFMFVREPMGRLLSAYRNKFGEIESYQRKYGVEIIKRYRKGRAKDASVAGDDVTFAEFVRYLLDEDVERMNEHWMPMYNLCQPCAVSYDFIGSYEHLESDAEFVLQRIGAPPNVHFPERQTWYKPITTETFHYYLCSLPQKLLRELLPKYILDFSLFTYPLPNTTTEHCRH from the exons ATGAAAAGGAGCGGAGGAGCGCGGAGCGGCTCGGTTATAAACTTTAGGACAACGCTGAAATCGGGCTCGGTCCGCCGCAGCTCTGCCGTGCTGCCGTCGGTACTAACGTTCCTGGTGATCGTAGCATCCGGAGGCCTGCTGCTCATGATAGAGAAAGGAATGCTGAACAGCATGGATACACCTCCACCCCGGGGTAACGGCAGGCGGCTGGACTTCATCCGACAGGCTGGGAAACACAGCTCCGCTGCTGTGGACGAGGACTCCCAG ATCCTCCAGGAGATCCGTAACCGGACCATCAGGACCATGTGCAGCCAGAAGAACATGCCGCACAGCATTTGGTCTCTAAACCCCCTGCAGAGGAAGACGCTGCTGCAGCACATCTTGGTGAATGACGAGTACCACTTCCTCTACTGCTACGTCCCCAAAGTGGCCTGCTCCAACTGGAAGAGGGTTCTTAAGGTGCTAAGCGGAGCGCTGAAGAGTGTGGAAGTCAACATCAAGATGAACCACCAAAGCGACCTGATCTTTTTATCCTCTCTAAAACCTGAGGAGATCCGCTACCGCCTCAAGCACTACTTCAAATTCATGTTTGTGCGGGAGCCTATGGGGCGCCTGCTTTCTGCATACAGGAACAAGTTTGGGGAGATAGAGTCTTACCAGAGGAAGTATGGTGTTGAGATCATAAAGCGGTACAGAAAGGGTCGCGCTAAGGACGCATCTGTAGCAGGAGATGATGTGACCTTTGCAGAGTTTGTCCGTTACTTGCTGGATGAGGATGTGGAGCGTATGAATGAGCACTGGATGCCGATGTACAACTTATGCCAACCCTGTGCTGTGTCTTATGACTTCATTGGCTCCTATGAGCACCTGGAAAGTGATGCAGAGTTTGTGCTCCAGCGCATCGGAGCACCTCCTAACGTTCACTTCCCAGAGAGGCAAACGTGGTACAAGCCGATCACCACCGAGACGTTCCACTATTATCTGTGCAGCTTACCACAGAAGCTACTGAGGGAACTCCTGCCCAAATACATTTTAGACTTTTCCCTCTTCACTTATCCACTCCCCAACACAACCACTGAACACTGCCGGCATTAA